The following nucleotide sequence is from Achromobacter spanius.
TGACCCGGCCCTGCGGCAATTGCTGGCCGACTACCTGAATCGGCACGGCTACGACACCTTGTTGGCGCCGGACGCCACCGACCTGTCGACGCGCATCACCCGCTATGCCCCCGACCTGCTTGTGCTGGACCGCATGCTGCCCGGCGGCGACGGCGCCGACGCCTGCCGCCGCCTGCGCGAGCAAGGCGAAGACATCCCCGTAATTTTGCTGACCGCGCGTGACGAAGCCGTGGACCGCATCATCGGCCTGGAAGCGGGCGCTGACGATTACGTCGGCAAGCCCTTTGACCCGCGTGAACTCTTGGCCCGCATCGAAGCCGTGTTGCGCCGCAAACGCGGTCCGTCCGCCTTGACCAAGGATGCGCCGGTCACCTTTGGCCCGTTCCTGTTCGACCCGTCCACCCGGCAGTTGTCGCGTGATGGCACGGTGGTCAAGCTGACCGGTGGCGAAATCAACCTTCTGGAAGCGCTGGTGCGCAACGCGGGCAAGCCGCTGTCGCGGGAACGTCTGCTGGCGCTTGCGCGCGACGATGACGCCGGCGAACGCAACGACCGCGCCATCGACATCGCCATCCTGCGCCTGCGCCGCGTGATCGAAGATGATCCGAAACAGCCGCGCTGGATCCAGACCGTTTGGGGCATTGGCTACCGGTTCTCGCCCTGATGCGCTTTCTTGCCCGCTTCCTGGTGCCGCGCTCGCTGCGTGCGCGCCTGATCCTGCTGATCCTGGGTTCCGTCCTGCTGACGCAAGCGGCCACGCTGGTGACGGTGTCGTACTTCCGGCACAAGTTCATGGAAGACGTGGCGATCGGCTATATCGTCACCACCATTCGCACGCTGCGCGCCGCCTTGTCCGAAGTGCCCGCTGAGGACCGTGCCGATTTCGTGCGCACGGCGTCGCAGAATCAATGGCGCCTGTGGTCGCGGGTGCTGCCCGCCGAAGCCAAGCTGCAACGCTTCAACGGACGGCGTCCGCCGCCGCCGCCCCGAGCCACGCCCCGCCCGCCGCCACCGCCGCCCTCGGACGCCCGGCCCGGCGACAGGCCACCGCCGCCCTCGGACGCCCAACCTGGCGACAGGCCACCGCCGGACGGGCACGGCGACGAGCACGAGACGGGCGCCGACCAGGTGGACACGCGCACTGCCCAGCAGCGCGAGGCCGACCGCGTGGCGCACGAAGAGCGCATGCGGCGCCACAACAAGCCCGAGCCCGACGACATCCGCCGCGACCTGAAGGCGCTGGTGCAGTTGCTGAACGAACGGCTGAACGACGGCACCCGCGTAGCGCTGTCGCGCGGCCCCACGCCCGAAATCTTCATTTCTTTGGCGCCCAATTCGGCCAGCGAAGACGTGCCGCGCCTGCGGGAATGGCTGGTCATCCCCCTGGAACGATTGGACCCGCCCGTGGCCACGCCCTTCATCGCCGCCTGGTTGGGCGGCTTGGGCCTGTTGTTGTTGCTGGCCGTGGGCTTTTCCTGGCACATCACGCGCCCCATTACCCGGCTGGCGGACGCGGCTGACCGCCTGGCGGCCGGGCAGCCGCAGCGCGTAGAGCCCTCGGGGCCGCACGAAACCCGCGCCTTGGGCGAACGCTTCAACGCCATGCTGGACGCGCTGGCCGAATCCGACTCGGTGCGCCGCACGCTGCTGTCCGGCTTGCCGCACGACCTGAAAGGGCCGTTGTCGCGCATGTGGCTGCGGATTGAAATGGCCGACGATTCCAAGCTGAAGGAAGGCCTGCGCACCGATCTTCAAGACATGCAACACATGGTGGACCAGTTCATCGGCTTTGTGCGCGGCACTGACCCGGCGGCCTACCGCTATGCGCCCATCGTGCTGTCCGAATGGCTGGCCGAGCGCGTTGGCGCCTGGCACGGCGCGGGTACGGACATCCACCTGAAGTCGGTGGACGATGATGCGCCGCTGGTAGTCCAGGCCGACGCGGTGGCCTTGGGCCGTTTGCTGGACAACCTGATCGGCAATGCCCTGAACCACGGCGCCCCACCGGTGGATGTTGGCCTGCGCCGCGAAAACCACGAAGCGGTGCTGGACGTGGCGGACCATGGTCCCGGCATCGTGCCCGAGCGCCGCCAGGAGGCGCTGCGCCCCTTCAGCCGGCTGGACGACGCGCGTACGCGCACTGGCAGCGTCGGCCTCGGCCTGGCGCTGGCCGAGGCCATCGCGCGCGCGCACGGTGGTTCGCTGGAGTTGCGCCAGGCGGATTCCGGCGGCCTGTGCGTGCGGGTAAGGCTGCCGCTGTCGGAAAGCGCTTAGGGCGCGGCCATCTGCAAGGGTGGGGCCACAAGCCGGCCCCCCTAGCCGGCGCCCCTAGCCAGCGCCACCATACGGTACGATGCATCCTGCTTCGTCCCTTGTCGTTTTCCGCACCATGGCCATCCAGTCCGATTCCCTTTCCTCTCGTCCCGACGCCCCCCGCATTGTGGCGCCGCAGCCGGTATCGCCCAACGAGGAATCGATCGAACGCGCCTTGCGGCCCAAGGCGCTTCAGGAATATGTGGGCCAGCAGCGCGCGCGCGAGCAGCTTGAAATCTTCATCGCCGCGGCGCGCAAGCGCGGCGAAGCCCTGGACCACGTACTGCTCTTCGGCCCGCCCGGGCTGGGCAAGACCACGCTGGCCCACATCATCGCGCATGAAATGGGCGTGCAACTGCGCCAGACTTCCGGCCCCGTGCTGGAACGCCCGGGCGACCTGGCCGCGTTGCTGACCAACCTGGAAAAGAACGATGTGCTGTTCATCGACGAAATCCACCGTCTGTCGCCCGTGGTTGAAGAAATTCTCTATCCGGCGCTGGAAGATTTCCAGATCGACATCCTGATCGGCGAAGGCCCGGCCGCGCGCAGCGTCAAGCTGGACCTGCAGCCGTTCACGCTGGTGGGCGCCACCACGCGCGCGGGCATGCTGACGAACCCGCTGCGCGACCGCTTCGGCATCGTGTCGCGGCTGGAGTTCTACAACGCCACCGACCTGGGCCATATCGTGACCCGCAGCGCGGGCTTGCTCAACGCCGTCATCACGCCCGACGGCGCGGCGGAAGTGGCGCGCCGCGCGCGCGGCACCCCGCGTATCGCCAACCGCTTGCTGCGCCGCGTGCGCGACTACGCCGAGGTCAAGGCTAGCGGCACCATCGACGCCGACGTCGCCGGCCGCGCGTTGGCGATGCTGGAAGTCGACCCCCAGGGCCTGGACCTGATGGACCGCAAACTGCTGGAAGCCATCATCCACAAGTTCGACGGCGGCCCCGTGGGCGTGGACAGCCTGGCCGCTGCAATCGGCGAAGAGCGCGACACCATCGAAGACGTGATCGAGCCCTACCTGATCCAGCACGGTTATCTGCAACGCACGCCACGGGGGCGCACCGCCACGCTGTCCACCTGGCGCCATCTGGGCCTGGCGCCTCCCGCCGGCACGGCCACCGGCAGCGGCGAGCTCTTCAACAAGTAGGCGAAGCGGATACCGGGTAGCAGGTACGGCGCAATCGGCGCGGCGGGTTTATGATCCTGGGGTTTCGACACCCCCGCGATCAAAGGACCGGATTCCCATGCTGCCCGAACTGCCTACCTATGATGACGTCGTGCGCGCCAGCGAGCGCCTGGCCGGCAACGCCCACCGCACGCCCGTCCTGACCTCTGCCACGGCCGACGCCATCAGCGGCGCGTCGGTCTTCTTCAAGTGCGAAAACTTCCAGCGCATGGGCGCCTTCAAGTTTCGCGGCGGCTACAACGCCATCGCGCGCCTGACGCCCGAACAGCGCGCCGCCGGCGTGGTCACGTTTTCGTCGGGCAACCATGCGCAAGCCATTGCGCTGGCGTCCAAGCTGCAGGGCGTGTCGGCCACGATCATCATGCCGCTGGACGCGCCGGCGGCCAAGCGCGCGGCCACCGAAGGCTACGGTGGCAAGATCGTCACTTATGACCGTTACACCGAAGACCGCGAACAGATCGCGCGGCGTATCCAGGCCGAAACCGGGGCCACGCTGATTCCGCCCTACGACCACGAAGACGTGATCACGGGGCAGGGCACGGCGGCCAAGGAATTGTTCGAGGAAGTCGGTGAACTGGATTATCTGTTCGTCTGCCTGGGCGGCGGGGGCTTGTTGTCGGGGTCGGCCTTGTCGGCCTTTGCGCTCAGCCCGCGCTGCCTGGTGTACGGCGTTGAGCCCGAAGCCGGCAACGACGGCCAGCAGTCGCTGCGCAAGGGTGAAGTCGTCCGAATTCCCGCCCCCAAGACCCTGGCCGATGGCGCGGCGACTACCCACCTGGGCAACCTGACCTTTCCGCTCATCCAGAAATATGTGCGCGACATCGTCACGGTGTCGGACGCGCAACTGGTCACCACCATGAAGTTCTTTGCCGAGCGCATGAAGATGGTGGTGGAACCCACGGGTTGCCTGGCCGCGGCCGCGGTCATGCAGAACGTGGTGCCGGTGCAAGGCGCGCGGGTCGGCGTCATCATCAGCGGCGGCAACGTCGACCTTCCGGCCTACGCCAAGCTGCTGGCGTCCTGACCGCCAGGCTGA
It contains:
- a CDS encoding response regulator, with amino-acid sequence MDNPHTKLLVVDDDPALRQLLADYLNRHGYDTLLAPDATDLSTRITRYAPDLLVLDRMLPGGDGADACRRLREQGEDIPVILLTARDEAVDRIIGLEAGADDYVGKPFDPRELLARIEAVLRRKRGPSALTKDAPVTFGPFLFDPSTRQLSRDGTVVKLTGGEINLLEALVRNAGKPLSRERLLALARDDDAGERNDRAIDIAILRLRRVIEDDPKQPRWIQTVWGIGYRFSP
- a CDS encoding sensor histidine kinase → MRFLARFLVPRSLRARLILLILGSVLLTQAATLVTVSYFRHKFMEDVAIGYIVTTIRTLRAALSEVPAEDRADFVRTASQNQWRLWSRVLPAEAKLQRFNGRRPPPPPRATPRPPPPPPSDARPGDRPPPPSDAQPGDRPPPDGHGDEHETGADQVDTRTAQQREADRVAHEERMRRHNKPEPDDIRRDLKALVQLLNERLNDGTRVALSRGPTPEIFISLAPNSASEDVPRLREWLVIPLERLDPPVATPFIAAWLGGLGLLLLLAVGFSWHITRPITRLADAADRLAAGQPQRVEPSGPHETRALGERFNAMLDALAESDSVRRTLLSGLPHDLKGPLSRMWLRIEMADDSKLKEGLRTDLQDMQHMVDQFIGFVRGTDPAAYRYAPIVLSEWLAERVGAWHGAGTDIHLKSVDDDAPLVVQADAVALGRLLDNLIGNALNHGAPPVDVGLRRENHEAVLDVADHGPGIVPERRQEALRPFSRLDDARTRTGSVGLGLALAEAIARAHGGSLELRQADSGGLCVRVRLPLSESA
- the ruvB gene encoding Holliday junction branch migration DNA helicase RuvB yields the protein MAIQSDSLSSRPDAPRIVAPQPVSPNEESIERALRPKALQEYVGQQRAREQLEIFIAAARKRGEALDHVLLFGPPGLGKTTLAHIIAHEMGVQLRQTSGPVLERPGDLAALLTNLEKNDVLFIDEIHRLSPVVEEILYPALEDFQIDILIGEGPAARSVKLDLQPFTLVGATTRAGMLTNPLRDRFGIVSRLEFYNATDLGHIVTRSAGLLNAVITPDGAAEVARRARGTPRIANRLLRRVRDYAEVKASGTIDADVAGRALAMLEVDPQGLDLMDRKLLEAIIHKFDGGPVGVDSLAAAIGEERDTIEDVIEPYLIQHGYLQRTPRGRTATLSTWRHLGLAPPAGTATGSGELFNK
- a CDS encoding threo-3-hydroxy-L-aspartate ammonia-lyase is translated as MLPELPTYDDVVRASERLAGNAHRTPVLTSATADAISGASVFFKCENFQRMGAFKFRGGYNAIARLTPEQRAAGVVTFSSGNHAQAIALASKLQGVSATIIMPLDAPAAKRAATEGYGGKIVTYDRYTEDREQIARRIQAETGATLIPPYDHEDVITGQGTAAKELFEEVGELDYLFVCLGGGGLLSGSALSAFALSPRCLVYGVEPEAGNDGQQSLRKGEVVRIPAPKTLADGAATTHLGNLTFPLIQKYVRDIVTVSDAQLVTTMKFFAERMKMVVEPTGCLAAAAVMQNVVPVQGARVGVIISGGNVDLPAYAKLLAS